Below is a window of Picosynechococcus sp. PCC 7002 DNA.
TTAATCGCATTGCGGTCTTGGCTCTTGGGGAGGGCTTTCTGCACCATGGCCGCAAATTGAGCACGGGTCACAGGCGCATCGGGCCGAAAAGAACCATCAGGAAAACCGGCAATGATCCCCCGGTTCACCAATTCATTAATAAAGCCTGTGGCCCAATAGTTACTCGGAACATCTGGAAATTGGCTTGTTTGGGCCACCACCGCTGCGGGTTGCAGCAACGATCCCTGGAAGGGTAATGTACTTCCTAGTCCGAGGGATAAGGCTAAAAGAAGAGCGGTGGATTGCTGGGTTCGCTTCATAGAAGGCATATTATTTTTCCTTGCGTTTCAGATTAGGGTGACTGCTTATTTTCAGGTTAGCGTTGTTACCGTCACTTCTCACTTAAAAAATGCTTAAATCAAATTATTTAAGCTAAATTTACTAGGGTTTTAGACGACTTGTTCCCGTAAATGTTCCGCTGATTTTTTCGTTTTCAACTGCTTGGAAATGTTCTGAACAATAATGGGGATTGCTAAATTTATGCAGGGATTATTGAAGACTAGCCCTGCTTAAAAAATGTTTCCAGCTAGTCAAAAGCAACATAAAAAGGCGATCGCCTTTGGATCGCCCGATAGTAATTTTGTGAAAATTTTGATTGTTGTGGGGCTATTTCGGCATGTCGTTGAGATCAAAGATAAAGGGGGCACTGGAGCGTTGATCGCCCATGACGAGCACCTTAGGCATTTGTGCGCCTCCTTCTTTCCAGGCTTCGATGGCTTCTTTTTTGAGTACGAGGTCTCCCCCCTGGGCCTTGAGGGTTTCCGCGAGCAAGCGTTGGGCTTCGGCTTTCCCCTTGGCTCGGTTGATATCTGCCTGGGCCTGCTGTTCGGCTTCTTGGGCGACGTAGATAGCCCGCTGCGCCCGCTGTTCGGCGATTTGTTTTTCTTCGACGGCGCGGGAAAATTCTGCGGAGAAGTTTAAATCAACGACGCTGGTGTCGAGGACAAGGATGCCATATTTTTCGAGGCGGGTTTCGAGGGCGGTATCAAAGTCATCCTTAAGTTCGGTGCGTTTGGTGATCGCTTCTTCGACGGTGCGCTTGGCGGCGGCAACCTTAAAGGATTCTTGGGTTTGGGGGGCAATAATTTTCGAGACGATATTTTGTAGGGTGCCCTGGGTACGTCGAATTTCGACGACTTTCACGGGATCGAGGCGGAAGTTAATGGCGAAACGGGCGGTCAAATCTTGCAAATCCTTGGTCGAGCTTTGGGCTGGGACTTCAAATTTTTGGACGGTCACGTCATAGACATCCACGCTGGCAATCAGAGGTGGTTTGAAATGAATTCCTTCTAGGAGAGCGCCGTCCTGGGCTTTCCCAAGAACGCTCAAGACACCGGCTTGGCCAGGATTAATGATGACAAACGCATTGAGCACGATGAAAAATAACAGGGCGATCGCCACCCCAATCAGTGAAAGGGGAAAATTTTGGTTGGGAGTAATGTTACGCACGCGGTTTTGGTCTCCAAATCAGTTCTAGCGGCTCGGTTTTCCATCCCATTGTAGTGAAGACGACCGGGAGGCAAGGGGCAAAACCCAAAGGCGATCGCCCCAAGGAAATGTAACAATTCGTTAAGCTAAAAGCACTGACCCCAATCATTCCGTCTGAAATTTCCTTTTCTAATCTATGGTTGCAACGCCCCTCCCTGAACCCACTGCCGACACGACGCCTGCCTTCGATTGGCATGAGGCTTGGTATCCGATCCATTTCGTGCAGGATCTCGACAAAACCAAACCCACCCGCTTCGTGCTGCTGGGGGAACCCCTCGTGATTTGGTGGCAGCCCAAAACCCAGCAATGGCAAGTCTTTAGCGATGTCTGTCCCCACCGCCTCGCGCCCCTATCCGAAGGTCGCATTGTCGATGGCTGTTTAGAATGCCCTTACCACGGTTGGCAATTTGCGGAGACGGGCGCCTGTACCAAAATTCCTTTCCAAGCCCCAGACGGTGAGGCCCACCACAGTCCCAGAGCCCAGGTAAAAACCTATGCCAGTTGCGTTAAACAAGGGTTGCTGTTTGTCTATGGGGGCGATCGCCACGAGGCAGCCCAAACGCCAATCCCGACGGTGCCCCAGTTAGACCAACATCCAGGGGAATGGGTGATGGCCGATGTGTTTCGCGATATTCCCTACGACGCCACAACCCTCTTAGAAAATGTCCTAGATACGAGTCATGTGGCCTTTACCCACCACCCCCGGGTCGGTAACCGCAAAAATGCCAAGGAATTTATCCTCGATGTTTCTGAAGTAGAAAAAACAGGCTTCACGGGCAATTGGGAAGAAGGCCCCCGGCGTGGCACCCTCGGCTCCCAGAAAACAACCTTTTTTGCGCCGGCTGCCATGTGGCACGACATTCCCGAAAGTCCCTTTGGCCAGGTGATGACCGTTGTCTACGCGACCCCCACCGAAAAAGGACGCTGCCGGGCGATTGTGCGACTCCCCTTCCGTTTTAAAGCAGCCATACCCCGACTCGCGTTTAAATTTACTCCCCGATGGTTTTCCCATCTCAATCAAATGGGCATCCTTGAAGATGATCAAATCTTTTTGCATCTCCAGGAACGGGAATTAGCAAAATCGACCCAAAACTATGCCAAAACCTGTTATTTACCGACCAGTTCAGATTTGTTTGTGTTGGCCTATCGTCAATGGGTAGAACGGTATGGCGAACCTTTCCCAGACGAAGATTTTTCGCCCGCAGAACCACAACAAAGCCAATTGTTAGAGCGTTACCATTCCCACACCAAAAATTGCGCCAGTTGTACCCAGGCTCTTCATCGGATTCAGAAAGGGAAAAAAGGCGTCATTGGTTTGGGATTTCTCCTGTGGTTGGGTTTGCCCTTCGCGATTTTTTCTGGTTTGCCCACTTGGAGCCTTGGGGCGATCGCCACGGTGATCATTGTCTTAGCGGGACTCTGGTGGCAACTCCATCGCCTAGAACGTCGATTTTTTGAAGGAGAATATCCCCCAACGCGAAACTATCAGGATTGATCAATACTTTTTTTAGGGAAAAATTTCTTGTAATCAGCCAGAAAACCTAGGTCACCTCCCCAAGAGCTGCCTATAATTCAGCTAGAGTCGGCTATTCCGAGAAAATCTGCATTAGTTCTTGGCCTCAGCAACTATCTCTATCTAACGGACTTGTTTGCCCAAGACCCAACTGAAATTTATTTCGCGCACTACTTTTCCCTATCTTTTCCCTCTAAAAATCCCCATGAAATCCACCTTACGGCCCCTGCTCTCTTGTTTACCCGTCCTCCTCGGCTTTTGGGTTGAGGGGGCGATCGCCAATCCCCGCCCCACGGTTCCCACCACAACCCCTAGCGCCTACCCTGTGCTAGTGAGTCAAGTTCCAGTGGGACGACAGGTTGCCACCCAAAAAACAACCTACGCCCCCAGCGAACCGATTATGGTGAACTACGCCAATCTACCGGGCAATTCTGGAGATTGGATTACCATCGTTCCGGCCAATGCCCCAGACAATA
It encodes the following:
- a CDS encoding prohibitin family protein gives rise to the protein MRNITPNQNFPLSLIGVAIALLFFIVLNAFVIINPGQAGVLSVLGKAQDGALLEGIHFKPPLIASVDVYDVTVQKFEVPAQSSTKDLQDLTARFAINFRLDPVKVVEIRRTQGTLQNIVSKIIAPQTQESFKVAAAKRTVEEAITKRTELKDDFDTALETRLEKYGILVLDTSVVDLNFSAEFSRAVEEKQIAEQRAQRAIYVAQEAEQQAQADINRAKGKAEAQRLLAETLKAQGGDLVLKKEAIEAWKEGGAQMPKVLVMGDQRSSAPFIFDLNDMPK
- a CDS encoding aromatic ring-hydroxylating dioxygenase subunit alpha translates to MVATPLPEPTADTTPAFDWHEAWYPIHFVQDLDKTKPTRFVLLGEPLVIWWQPKTQQWQVFSDVCPHRLAPLSEGRIVDGCLECPYHGWQFAETGACTKIPFQAPDGEAHHSPRAQVKTYASCVKQGLLFVYGGDRHEAAQTPIPTVPQLDQHPGEWVMADVFRDIPYDATTLLENVLDTSHVAFTHHPRVGNRKNAKEFILDVSEVEKTGFTGNWEEGPRRGTLGSQKTTFFAPAAMWHDIPESPFGQVMTVVYATPTEKGRCRAIVRLPFRFKAAIPRLAFKFTPRWFSHLNQMGILEDDQIFLHLQERELAKSTQNYAKTCYLPTSSDLFVLAYRQWVERYGEPFPDEDFSPAEPQQSQLLERYHSHTKNCASCTQALHRIQKGKKGVIGLGFLLWLGLPFAIFSGLPTWSLGAIATVIIVLAGLWWQLHRLERRFFEGEYPPTRNYQD